The DNA segment GTCAATAGTGGCACGTTTGGCACGACCATACACTTCATGTTTTGTTGGTTTTTTGTTTTTTTGTGCCGTCATGATATGGGTAAATTTAACGCCTGCGTCTTTTTGAAAACTATCACTGTCTGGCCAAAAAGCTTGGTCCGAAGAGTTGGGAATGCCATACCACTCATCAAACCCTTGGTCGGTTGGGTAACGTCCCTCGGCGTCACCTAAATGCCATTTTCCGAACATGCCAGTCTCATAACCAGATTCAGACAACATCTCAGCTAAGGTGATTTCCCATTTCGTTAATCCATACCATATATCTCTCGGGGGACCTTCTAGGTTTTGTCGGGTGCGAATACCATAACGACCAGTCATTAATGATGAGCGAGAAGGTGTACATTCAGCTTCTACATTAAAATTAGTGAGTTGCAAACCTTCGGCGGCAATACTATCAATATTGGGTGTTGGTGCACCACGCAACACTCCACCACCATACACACCAATTTCGCCATAACCAAAGTTATCCATAAGCACCAGAACAATATTTGGTTTATCTTCATTCTTTGCCTGTGCATGCGCCAATGGAATTGACTCTAATAGGACTAACGAAAATACTAAATAACTTACACCTAGGATGTACTTGTACATGGCCTACTCCTTTGTTGGCACATGACCCATTTGGCGAGTAATCGCTGTTGATCATTTTTAATATAGTTATAGTCAATAATTTATAGACAAGCCTCCCTTAACTGAATACCCAATAAGGGTAGAATATTTCTAAGTAAGCTATTAAATGTTGGCATTCTTTCACATTAAAACAAAAAGCAATTTGCTTAATATCCCCTGCATAATCTAAAATGTCTGCAATATAACTTATCATCAAAACAAAAAGGTTTTCACATGGCATTGCCAGACAAATTTATCTATTCGATGAACCGCGTTTCAAAAGTTGTTCCGCCTAAGCGTACGCGTTTAGTAATCGAAATATACTATAGATAAATTGAATAAAAAAGCCCTAATTAAAGGGCTTTAAAAAATTAGAATGTAGGTATCTTAAATCTGATCAACCATTATTGGAGCAGGTAATAGGTAATACTACCCTCAATTTTATAGTTCCAATAGAAAACCTTGTTATGCGTTACTTCTCTCGAATATTGGCCTTTGGTAACTTTAAAATTGCCTCGCCAGCACCTTTATATAGGGGGTGTCCCAAAAGGTTCTCTGTTTCACAGTGAGTTGGTTGTGGATATTGAAAGTAGTGTAAATTCTTTGCGGCAACGAAAAATAGTCTGCGCCTTTTTTGAGGGACACCATAGTCTGCCGCCATCAACTCCCTATGTGTCACATCGTACCCTATATCTTGAAACGACTTATATATTTCCTCAATCATATTAGCGCTCTTAACTTGCGCCAAGCCATAGACGTTCTCCATAACGACAATTTCTGGCTTCAAAGCATCAACATGTCTTATGTAATCTCTATATAGGACACCAAGAGGATCTTTAGTAGCCTTCTGTTTTCCTGCTACACTAAACGGCTGGCAAGGAGGTCCTCCAATTACAATGTCAGGATTTTGGCCTAGCACTTCTTTTACTATAGAAGGTTCAAGTTGAGTAATATCTTCTCTGTGAAAATTCCATTCTGGTCGATTGTGACTAACGGTAGCTTCAGCCCATTTTTCAATGTCGGTCGAAAAGCGTGTTTCAAACTGAATTAGTTTGTCAGACGCCTGTTCAAAGCCTAAATCTAGCCCACCTGCTCCAGTAAAATAAGATGCAACCTTCAACTCACCGCCCTTGTTAAGTCGTTCGAAATATTTAGCCACCTCTCTAGCTAATTCTTTTGCAAGTCCCACAGGTACCGCATTACCTATTTGTTTTTGGACTTGGCCTAAAGTTCCTTTGAACTCATAATCAAGTGGAAAGTCCTGTAAAACAGCGGCCTCTCTTGGAGTTATATATCTATCTTCTTTAGGGTGTACAAACTTGTTAAAAATGTATGCTGTCACAGTTAGAGAAGGTTTACCTTTTTCCAACCTCAACAAACGCATATTCGGACCACCTGTTTTTTTATCCCCCTTACGAATAAAGCTTTCATGTTGAAGGTGCTCTGGTAAATCCCCCATTTTACCTCCGGGAGGGAGGTGTTTCATTCTCTCAAGGACTATACCTGTATACTCTCTAGTCTCATGGTTTGGTATTTTCATAGATTAATATCGCGTAAAATAGGTTCTTCAAGTGTGATTATAAAGTCGAATGCCCTGCGGAGCCTATTAGAAAGTATGCCTTTTTGACCATTTAGCTCACTTATATCTTCATCAAGCCCCCAAAGCATATCGACAAATGGGTCTACATATTCCTGCCCGTGACGATAAGCTGGGAGGTTGGATATTATAGCCGTTTTTATGCTAGGTTCATCTTTTAAATTAGTGCCTATTTTCAAAGACTGATATATCCCTTTTTTGATGTCATCGGTGCGATCCATTCCAGCGCTAGTCTTGCTATCACTAATAGATTCTTTTTTAGGCCATCCATCTCGATCTTTTGCAATTTTAGGAGGACTTCCACTAGCGTTTGCAAGGTAGTACATTTTGTTTTGTCGGTCTTTTTTAGAATAAGCATCTCTGGCAGATAACCACTCGTTGATGCATTTTTGAATTATCGGCATATTAACTTCTTCAATAAGGAAGTCTACTAATGGCTTGAATGGCCATAAGTCATCACCGACTTTTCCAAGATTAACGGGACCTATACTGTGAAGAAAAATAGCGGAATCGCACGCTCTAAGTTGTGAATTTGTTATAATTAATTTTTCATGCTCTCCTTTTAAACAACTATTAGGCGCTTTAAATAGAAAAGGGTAAGTTAGCAATGGAGCTGATTTTACTTCTGCTAGTATAACCATTCCATTTTTATGCTTTAGTACAGCGTCGGCAGCTTCTGTTCCACCGACAGCAATAACTTCATTTAGCTGTGGATAAAGTTTTTCAATGAACCTTAATATTACTTCACTACTAAGTTTACCTAATGCTCCTGATTGAGGTTTTACCGCTTTTTGATAAGACCATGTTTCGTTGTTGGTATAACAAGGTGAGCAAAGATTTATAAACCCTAAGTGGGCATTATACTTATCTTCTATATTGTCACATTGTTCAATTGATTTTTCTATCCCTGCTGTAGCATCTATATAAGCAGACGACATAACCAAATCAAAACAAAATGCTTGTATATGGGAATCTTTATCTACAAGCCAACTGAGTAGACGATCTACTTCAGTTCTCCACGGGTAATCAACCAGCGGTTCTCTGCCAGCAATATTGTTAATTTCGAATGTCATTTATTTCTCGATGTATAAAATTGATTTGTCGAACAGCTATTTAAAATGAAAAATGTGCGAAAGGAGGGGTGTCCCACCTTAAACAAAGTTTATTTTATCAATTAAAAACCTAAGTGAATTACTATAGTCAGCTCAAAATAGAAGCTAATATTTTTTCATACCCATTACTTTAATGACTATCCAAAAAATGTAAACCCTCACTAGAAAAAACAATTCTTATCATGGTTTTATTCAAAATAAATTTAAGTAAGTAAAAAGTTAATAACATCAGCGTTTTGTATCAATATTACAGTTCTCACGCCCTAATAGAGAGGAAGGGGTTTTAGATAAATCGAATTAGAAGTAATACAAGCTAATTTCGACTTAAAAAGTTTCTATTTACCTAAATCGATACAAATCCCAATCCAAAGCACTTTTAAACCAATTCCACATCCAAAATAGGACTAAAACATGGCAAAAGGTAATAACCGAGTAAAGCTAGGTATCAGTAGAAATCTGATCGCTAAAATTTCTGCTCGTTTCCCTGAAGTAACAGCAACACAGGCTCTAGAATTTTTCATTCTATCGCATTTAGACAGAAATCCAGATAAGAGTGCCCCTGTGCACCAAGGAATAAACAATGAGCAAAGACAAACTACAAAATATAAGGGTTAGATATAACCTTACAAACTACACACAAATTGACATGCAATATCTAGAAGTTGGTTCAAGGTCGTATATAGAATTTAATGGCTATTCATCGGCTGTAATCAAAAACCCGAAGAGACGACCAGATCTTCGCTCTAAATTAAAGTCTGAACCATTAAGACAATACATCAGATTAAGAAGTGATGTATGGTTTAGAAATATTGAATTAAAAGATATTGCCATCAACCAATTTAAAAACTCAAGAAGAAACGCTGATCCACCGATTAAAAATAGTTGGTGCGTTACATTCATTGATAAGTTAACAAGGAGCAGGTATATCTTTGCCTATATTAATGGTAAAAAATATATTGATATTCACAAATCCTAAGCGGGGGTTTATAGCGAGGGTTTCGATGCTTAACAATAAATCCTAAGCGGGGTGTTCGCTCTATAACCCACGACTTATAGAGGGATAGCGTCTAAGCGGGGGGTTCCCAATATATAGTCCCCGATTATCCCCCTTAATTAATAATTCTAACTAACATCTTTCAGAGTTAAATCTAAAAATAAACCACGGAGCGAAGCGACCCGAACGGCAGAGCCGTGAGGAGCTAAACGAACGATAAGATTCTTAAGCTCTCGACCTTCGGTCTCGGTTCCGCGACTTCGTCGCTACACGTATTATTTAGAGGTTTTTTAATACTGAATATTAGGTAATAACTTAGCTTGTAAATGTTCAGCTTATGCGAGCGCAGCGAGGCAGGATTATGGATGGCTTACCGAGAAAGATCTTAGCTAATACCTTAAAACACCTATAAATCCTATTATCTCCTTCGATATTAAACGATCTTAATTATCCAGTACGAATACCAACGATATAGTTTTCCGTCCGAATTTAGGCTTTAAAAGCGGTTAAATACTTACTAATTTAGTTTTCAGTTATCACGCCCTAATAGAGAGGAAAGAACTAACTTTAAAGGAACATTAATAAAATGAATGATTTATCAATGTCTTTTAAATCAGCACTATATTTTGATGCTTTAATCAGATCTGAAATAAATGCTAATTTTCAAGACGTTAAATACCCCGAAAGCTTTAAAATTGAAGAGCTTTCAAATACCGAAGTATTAATCCATATAGATGGTCAAAGTCTTATAGGCAATTTATCGCTTCCGATCAAGACTGATCAAAACGGCAGGAAATTGTTAAGTGGCATACTTCGTCATTTTAGAACTTTAGGTTTAACGCCAGCCGTGCAGGGGAAATTTAATAACTATCCTAAATCTTACTTTTTAGTCATTAACCGCACAGGTAACGATGGTAAGCAAAATAAGTTAATTTTCACTTACATTAATTCTGAGCTTCATTTTTATAAGGAGGTAATAAATGCCTGATAAAGTAATTAACCGCAAACATAGCCCCGAAACTAAAGCCAAAATATCTGCTTCAATGACAGGCAAAAATAACCCTCGCTTTGGAGCTAAATTAACCGACAACCATAAAAAGGCTTTAACTAAAGGGCGAATTAAAGCTCAAGCCGAAGGTAAGATGGGTAGACCTATCGTTAATCCTAAAATTACGGTAAACGGTTATTCATTTCAGCTAACCAACAATGTTAAAACCGCTACTTTTAATGGCATAAAAGCGATCCTCGCTCATTCAAAATTAAACCCTAATGGTTACTTTAATAATGAATGGTTTGCTAGGAGAAATATCACCATAAAATTTTTAAACAAGTAAGGACTACATATGTCGAAACAATCCAACTACCGACGACAATTTTTCTTATTAAAACGTAAGGCTGAAAAGGAACAACCTAATGAATCAATCAACCCGTGAAAAATTAAGCCTAGCCCTTAAAGGGCGTAAACTAAGTAAATCCCATGTTCGTAATATGCGTAAAGCTTTAACTGGGCGAAAAATGACTGACGAAACTAAAGCTAAAATGTCTGAGTCTGCCAAACAACGCCATGCTAGAGAAAAACTAATCGCTTAAATAAAAATATTATTCCGGTGATATTCTAAATATGGCTTATGCTCTTCTTTAATAAATCTAAGACTTAATTTATCGGTTATCTGCAACGCTTCAATTTCTTGAATAGATAATAACTTCGATATTTTAATCAAACCGTTATTATTAAAAGTAATTAACCCTCGGTCGAATAGCCGATCTAAATTAGGCGCTAATAATAAACCATTATATTTGTCGACCTTTTCAGTATTCGAAGAAACGCTCCAAGGCTTAATATGTGAAGCATTTAATAATTCTGTTCTCTTAAGAGCAGTAACAGAACAAGAGCCCCATAATTCGATTAAAGCATCCCTATATTTACCTTGACCTAATCGCGTTTCAATTTCGCGTACTTTAGTCACATCTAGGGGCGTAGCTATTATTTGTTCAATATCAGTTATTGAATCATTAACCCCAGTATAAGAACTAGCAAACTTAATATATTTATTAATTGCTGACTTAAAACTAGATATGTCATTGAGTAATTGGTATTTATCTCTTTTTTCTCGGTTAGCCTTCAATTCTTCAAGCTTAACCTCTGCAATATTTTTATCTAACGAAAAATCTATTAGCAGCCCTTGGGAAGAAACATACCTTAGCCAAGATATATAGTTATTCTTCGACTGATTGGAGTTAGGTCCTTGCTCACGCATAAATTGCCAGAATTCAGTTTCTTTATAAATTACGTCCATTTACTACCTAATACGGTTGTCGTTATGTCATTCAGTTTATCGCTAAGATAATACTTGAGGCTTTGTTGATAGGTTAGCAAACAAAATGATAAAGGTCATAAGTTATTGTCTTTCTGAGGTAGTCTGCTGCTACCCCTTATGGCTATGGTGTCTATTGAGTTTTATAAAATGTAATAAAGCCCTTCAATATACAGGGGGGCTGTCATAAAAAACCAGGCATTAACTGGCCTAACCCGCGCTTACTTAATTTTACACGTATTTTAACCAGCTAACGTCACTAATCACATTACGATTAAAAGCCATAAAAACCGCTAATTCTTCGCCATATAACGGCAAAAACCACTGAGTTAGTAGGCTTGTATCACAAAGCAATAAATCTAACCGTTTTACCCACTAAATTTCACCCTATTAAAGGATTAACTATGACAAAAGCTCTATACCTTCGCTGTGAAGAAGGCGAAATAAAATTAAACCCTGATCTCACTTACAATGTATTTGACCAAAATATGACAGCCAAGCAATTAGCTAAACTAAATATAAATCATTTACCTTGGCTAGACCAAACGACTGCACTGCAAGAAATTGAAAACTTCCAAAAACTCTCGATACTTTACCACCCTGATATTGTTAGCTCTTTAATTACCGAAGAAGAAAACTCTATTTATTGGGGGAAAAGAGAGCATGAAGCACTCATTATCTTTAGGCGTGAAACCGTTAATAAAAGTGAAGATGATTTGTCTGAGTCTCAGCGCAAACGATTAATCGCTTCGCCTTACGATATAACCGCGAATAAGGCGAGAGTTAAGAAGCACTCTATCATTAAGCAATTAGTTAGCCTTGGTTACCACAAAGATTCAGCGCAAAGTCTTTTTGATGATTTTATGGATAAGAACGGCATTGGTCACATGAACCTAAAAGCAGGCGATATTGTGACTTTGATTGATGAATTTACCCTAGAGAAAAACTAACGTACTCCTAAAGCCTATTTGAAGTTTAAGTAGGTTTTGTGGGTATTGGTTCCCCCTTCCTACGATAGAAAAGCCTGAGCATGCGTATTCACTGCTTACCCCCTAAAAATCCCCTTAAAACTTAAATTATTAACTAAGCATTTTTCAACAATTTGATATTTTCGGATGCATAGCTACTTTGCGGAGGTTTAAGTTTTGGTGGGGGTTTCTAACTGTCAGACAGGCAGTAATGCGATCTAATAGCTATTAGTTCACTTCGTGTAAGTCGCGCCTATGCGTGCAACTTATTTAAACGTAAACCCCAAACTCGCAAGTAAGCGATAAAGGTAAAAAATATGAAAATTAAAACCTATGCACAATACCAAGCTGCATTAGCAAAAATTAAAGCAATTATCGGCAATGAAATGGATCACACAACCATTAACCGCCTAAAAAGCCTTTCAATATCAGACGAACAGAAATTACGTCAAATTGGCTCGGCATTAAATGAAGTCTGCGATAGTGATATTGCAGAAATGAAATCTGCTCATTTAGCACTTCGCCTTAAAGCGAAAACTATTAAGCCAACAAAATCTAAAAGCCAATTAAAGACTAAAAGTAAGAAGGTAAATGACGTGAAAAAACAATTAAAAACCACAACTAAAGCAGAGCGTGATAATCATTTACGCGGTAAAGCCCTTTTATCTTCGGATGCTGCTGTAGCGATTGATAAGTCGCTTCAATTAAAAGTTATTGAACGCGCTCGCGCGGTTGGTGGACTATTCGCAGATGTAAATATTGAAGTTGTTGATAGCCTAATTGTTAAAGCTAATCCTGTCGCCCTAACCGCAGCACAAGTTGCAGCTTATACAGAAAGTGACGGTTCAGTCGCATTTGTTCGCGGTCAAACAGGTTTAGGAACGATGGTTCAGCCTACGGTTTATACGGGCAAAAATGAATTTAAAGATTACATTTCTAAAGAAGTCATTAACGATGTTCACGTAGACGTTGAAGGTTGGCTTTTAAATCAAATGTCACGTTCTTTTAATAATGAGTTTGCCATTCAATTTGTCGCTGGTGATGAAACAACGAATAAAGAGTTTATGGGAATATTCGGTAATCGCTTCCATACCACTAATTCATTTGTTGCGGATAGCTCCCGCGATATTGAAACCCTTGGCGCTTTTGATAGTAAAGTTAATGGTTCATTAGGTGGCGCAGACCCAAGCGTTGCAGGTAATGCCGTTGACAATATACGTGATTTTATCGACACCCTACCGACTGAGCATAGAGATGGCGCTAAGTTGTATATGCATAAAAGCGTATTAAGCCATATTCGAAAACTTAAAACTCTTGAAGGCGCTTCTTTAGTCGTTAACGGAAAAATTGACGATTTTGACGTTGTTCTTGATGACATGATGCCAGCCTATGACGAAGTTGCGGCAGTAGCCGAACCATTAATTCTTTTCGGTAAAGTAAACGAAGCTTTTGCTGTTAAGTCTCATGCCTCAGAGCTAGATATTAACCCGTATAAAATTGATGGTGCTGTTGCCTATGAAGAGGTTCAACGTATGTCCTCATTCATCAAAGACAATAACGCACTTCGAATATTCTTTGCAGGTACTAAAGCACCATAACCTAGCTATAAATCAGCTAAAAACCACTAATTCAAGGGGCTAATTCAGCCCCTTTTTAATATCCAATACAAAACATCACCGTATCCATACGGGATTAAATAAAATAGGAAAATAACTATGTCTTTACGTGACAAATTACGCACTCGCCAAAGCAATATCACCGTTCTTGGCTCAGATAAAGAAAACGAAAATGTTTACGGTTTAAATGCTACGTCGAATGAAAATAAATTAGCGATCTGGAATGACCTTTTAAAGTCTGAACGAACGCAATTATCTTATGGTTCAATATCACTTAGGGGCGTTAGCGGAACCGTTACTGGTAAACGCGAATATCAAATGATGTCCATGCTCATCGGTGATACATTAACTTCAAGTACTTCTGTCGATATAGCCAAGCGTTATATTGATACTTACGACAAGGGCAGCAAGCACGATAATGTCGTATTTAATGAAGGCAATTATAAAGCTTACGGCTGCCACCACGCTAAAAAGCCGTTTATTCCATCGGAAATGAAAGAAGAAAGTGTTCAGGTTTATGTAGTAGATCGCGTAGATACCCAAACGGGCGAAAAGATTGGTCGATATGTAAAAATGACCAAGTCGGAAGCTGCCGATTATCATGCCAAGCAAACGGCTGAATATAAAGCAGGCAAAAATACGATTGAAACTCTAATGGGTGATCCAAGTAAACGCGCAAAGCTTGAAGCTTTATTGGCTGAATAATGCCATTAAATATAAAGTTATTACCGCCAACTAAAGTTACCCTTCCTATTGCACCACTTAAGTATCAACGCAAAATCTGCCAATTTGAAAGGCGTTATTTAGCTAAAGGTGGCGTTCATGAGTATTTAGTCACTACGTCATCATTACGATATTTAGTACGTGAATTTTGCTATTTTCGCTGTCACGGTTGGTGCTTAGAGAGTAACGAACCGCAAACGATTCACTACTGCATGTGGGAAGGTCGTTCTTACGCTATTTCAACTTTAGTAGGATGGGGCAATCGTAAGCATAAAAACTTTAAGCGTATAGATCGTATTTGCCTAGTGGAAGTGGAAGATAGGAAATATAGCTGAATCACTTACCAAAAGTGAGTAAATCAAAAAAGCCAATATAGTGTTAAACTATATTGGCTTTTTATTTCAACAATAACATTAATCGTTTAGATACATTTTCTTAGCTAACTCTTGCTTACGGATTAATTCACTGAAGTTAAACCGACCACCTTCAGTAAATTCGCAAAAATCACTATAACCTTTATTTATAGTTAATTTAGCTCTGTCTTTTAATAAATTTTTATTAAAAAGATCTTGGTTACCTTCAACCACATTAGGAGTTACTTTAATATTCTTCGTTTCATTAACAGTAGCACTTGCAAGCTGACTTTTAGCAGCTTTTATTGCCCTATATTTAGTTTCAAACTTAAAAATAAATTCCCCTAACTCATTAACAGTACGAACATTATAAAAATCATAATCAATAAAAGTATTCCCGTTAGAGGTTCTTTTATCAAGACTTAATGCTTTCACCGTTTCTTCAAAAATAGAATCATTTTCAGCTTTTTTAAAATAGGTAATTCTAGGGTTCGAACCACATCTATTTATAAATCGGTTATCCGCTAGCGTGACACGAATAGGTGACAGCTGATTTTTAATGTGAAACAACTTTCGAGCCTCTATAAAACCAACTT comes from the Thalassotalea nanhaiensis genome and includes:
- the dcm gene encoding DNA (cytosine-5-)-methyltransferase: MKIPNHETREYTGIVLERMKHLPPGGKMGDLPEHLQHESFIRKGDKKTGGPNMRLLRLEKGKPSLTVTAYIFNKFVHPKEDRYITPREAAVLQDFPLDYEFKGTLGQVQKQIGNAVPVGLAKELAREVAKYFERLNKGGELKVASYFTGAGGLDLGFEQASDKLIQFETRFSTDIEKWAEATVSHNRPEWNFHREDITQLEPSIVKEVLGQNPDIVIGGPPCQPFSVAGKQKATKDPLGVLYRDYIRHVDALKPEIVVMENVYGLAQVKSANMIEEIYKSFQDIGYDVTHRELMAADYGVPQKRRRLFFVAAKNLHYFQYPQPTHCETENLLGHPLYKGAGEAILKLPKANIREK
- a CDS encoding NUMOD3 domain-containing DNA-binding protein, with amino-acid sequence MPDKVINRKHSPETKAKISASMTGKNNPRFGAKLTDNHKKALTKGRIKAQAEGKMGRPIVNPKITVNGYSFQLTNNVKTATFNGIKAILAHSKLNPNGYFNNEWFARRNITIKFLNK
- a CDS encoding NUMOD3 domain-containing DNA-binding protein, encoding MNQSTREKLSLALKGRKLSKSHVRNMRKALTGRKMTDETKAKMSESAKQRHAREKLIA
- a CDS encoding HNH endonuclease, whose translation is MDVIYKETEFWQFMREQGPNSNQSKNNYISWLRYVSSQGLLIDFSLDKNIAEVKLEELKANREKRDKYQLLNDISSFKSAINKYIKFASSYTGVNDSITDIEQIIATPLDVTKVREIETRLGQGKYRDALIELWGSCSVTALKRTELLNASHIKPWSVSSNTEKVDKYNGLLLAPNLDRLFDRGLITFNNNGLIKISKLLSIQEIEALQITDKLSLRFIKEEHKPYLEYHRNNIFI
- a CDS encoding phage major capsid protein, whose amino-acid sequence is MKIKTYAQYQAALAKIKAIIGNEMDHTTINRLKSLSISDEQKLRQIGSALNEVCDSDIAEMKSAHLALRLKAKTIKPTKSKSQLKTKSKKVNDVKKQLKTTTKAERDNHLRGKALLSSDAAVAIDKSLQLKVIERARAVGGLFADVNIEVVDSLIVKANPVALTAAQVAAYTESDGSVAFVRGQTGLGTMVQPTVYTGKNEFKDYISKEVINDVHVDVEGWLLNQMSRSFNNEFAIQFVAGDETTNKEFMGIFGNRFHTTNSFVADSSRDIETLGAFDSKVNGSLGGADPSVAGNAVDNIRDFIDTLPTEHRDGAKLYMHKSVLSHIRKLKTLEGASLVVNGKIDDFDVVLDDMMPAYDEVAAVAEPLILFGKVNEAFAVKSHASELDINPYKIDGAVAYEEVQRMSSFIKDNNALRIFFAGTKAP